TTAAAGTAGCACCAGCTGAAGGATCAGAAACAAGTATTGATGGATTAGTAGCAACATGTAAAAATATTGCATTTGCAGCTTGTGACCGTGCAGCAGCTATCGGATTACCAGCAATTCAGATAGAACAGGAACACGTACAACAACAATCCATTAGTAAAGAAGCATCAGCAAAAACAACAGCTGTACAATGGGAACAATTAGAACAACTACACGACAAATACGGTACAAAAGTATCATTAATGTCAACAGTTGCAGATATGAGAGAAGAAGAAAACGGATTAAGAGGATCTGACTTAGACGTAGCAATGGATGAATCATTCGAAGCATGTGCAGAAAACGGAGCATCCATGTTATGTGTAGAAACCATAGGTGGTAAAGTAGTATCAGACTACGGTATATCAAGAGGAGATGCAAGAGCTATACTATACGGTATAGGAGTACTTGGTTCCATAGATATGGAATACATGTGGACAAAAATAGTAGACATAGCAAAAAGAAACAACATCACCCCTGGTGGAGATACAGACTGTGCACAAGCAAACACTGCAATGTTCCTTGCAGGTGGATTAACCAGTAAAAACGTATCACACACAATTGCAGCAGTAGCAAGAGCAATTGCAGGAGCAAGAAGTTTAGTAGCAGTTGAATGTGGTGCAACAGGACCTACAAAAGACTGTGGATATGAAAACCCAATCGTAAAATCAATCGCATCTGTACCAATTTGTGCAGAAGGTAAAAACGCAACCTGTGCTCACTCAGACTTAATGGGTAACTTAACAGCAGCAGTATGTGATGTATGGAGTAACGAATCTGTATATAACAGAGAAGAAATGGGTGGACCAACTCCTGGTGTATGGTTACAATCCTTAGGTTACGAATGTGCATTAATGAACACCGCAACCCAAATAGGAACAGCAAAAGAACTAAGAGACACATACGTATTAGCAGATAAATACCGAGACCCTCAAGGTGTAATTCTTGCTTACGATAACGCATACAAAATCGGTGAAGCAATTACAGCAGAAGGAGAAAACATTTATCTCAGAGCACGTGCAGCAGCAATCAAAGCAATGGAATTAATTAATGAAGCAGTAGATCAAAAACGTATCTTATTAACAAGATTCGAAAGAGATACACTTGACTCTACAATGAAAACATACGAACAATTACCAGATGACACTGATAAATTCGTAAAAACATGTATCAAAAGATACGGAAGAAAAGTAAAA
This genomic interval from Candidatus Methanosphaera massiliense contains the following:
- the mtaB gene encoding methanol--corrinoid protein co-methyltransferase MtaB gives rise to the protein MSRKYFTKMENESADEMVFGQTKHPVKMGLDQVMGGGEVVPNIKVAPAEGSETSIDGLVATCKNIAFAACDRAAAIGLPAIQIEQEHVQQQSISKEASAKTTAVQWEQLEQLHDKYGTKVSLMSTVADMREEENGLRGSDLDVAMDESFEACAENGASMLCVETIGGKVVSDYGISRGDARAILYGIGVLGSIDMEYMWTKIVDIAKRNNITPGGDTDCAQANTAMFLAGGLTSKNVSHTIAAVARAIAGARSLVAVECGATGPTKDCGYENPIVKSIASVPICAEGKNATCAHSDLMGNLTAAVCDVWSNESVYNREEMGGPTPGVWLQSLGYECALMNTATQIGTAKELRDTYVLADKYRDPQGVILAYDNAYKIGEAITAEGENIYLRARAAAIKAMELINEAVDQKRILLTRFERDTLDSTMKTYEQLPDDTDKFVKTCIKRYGRKVKEHDPSQYEL